From Streptosporangiales bacterium, the proteins below share one genomic window:
- the cydD gene encoding thiol reductant ABC exporter subunit CydD: MRPLDPRLLRYARTTIGYLGACVATGTATGVLLLVQAALLADVVSAAFLDGADLGDVRGSLIALALAVLARAALSWLQDVTAHAAAARVKSTLRRRLVAHVLELGPGWLTGQRSGGLATLVGRGIDGLDGYLARYLPQLVLACTVPLLVFATLVGADPVSAVIVAVTLPLVPVFMALVGLATQRHSDRRWRALAVLAHHFADVVAGLPTLQVFDRARAQAEGVRRVTDAYRRESLATLRLAFLSALVLELLSMFSVALVAVGVGLRVVEGQLDLATGLLVLLLAPEAYLPLRRVGVHFHASMDGLAAAQRVFEVLETTPARGGAADVPDLRREVVRVEDVTVRYDRGEAVAGASLEVRPGELVALTGPSGCGKSSLLAVLLGFVWPAAGRVTVAGRPLDAYDLGAWRRQLGWVPQRPYLFAGTVADNVRLGAPAADGAAVAEALRLAGIGELAPASEVGEGGLLLSEGQRRRVALARALVRRPALLLLDEPTAGLDADAELAVLRTLRARGTTAVVVTHRPAVLAAADRVVHLPASQAAVPEVVAADPVPAGPADADRGRPLGAVGIAVRLAGALALGVGAAGAGVALLATSGWLISRAAEQPPVLFLLVAIVAVRAFGLARAVLTYAERLLGHDAAFAVLARVRARVYAWLAELGPAQLQRYRLGDLGSRLVDDVDAVLDLLLRAVLPLLTAALVAGGAVVAVAALLPAAGRTLLAAALVAVVAVPLLVGYAQRRAAAAVPPRRAALAAATTELLHGLPDLVAYGGTDTTVADRDARLRAAETRSAWWVGAGAAVVLAATGLASCYALAQGVQAVRAGTLDGTSLAVVALVPLGLADVLGTVPDAVRHGLRSLASLRRLRALPRPAVAGAGRQPAGRPRQPYDVRLTGVTARWADGRPAVLDRLHLTVPAGARVAVTGASGAGKSTLANVLLGQLTPEAGQVTVGGSEVRARRVVGLCAQDAYLFDSTVAENVRLARPSATDGEVRDALAAARLGDWLASLPDGIHTRVGEHGSRVSGGERQRIALARVLLADTPVVILDEPAEHLDEPTAAALVTDLLAATAGRTVLLLTHRLADLDQVDEAYRLAGGRLTRTRPVAHPA, translated from the coding sequence ATGAGGCCGCTCGACCCGCGGCTGCTGCGCTACGCGCGCACGACCATCGGCTACCTCGGCGCGTGCGTCGCCACCGGCACGGCCACCGGGGTGCTGTTGCTGGTGCAGGCGGCGCTGCTCGCCGACGTGGTCAGCGCGGCGTTCCTCGACGGCGCCGACCTAGGCGACGTCCGCGGCTCGCTGATCGCGCTCGCGCTCGCGGTGCTGGCGCGGGCGGCACTGTCCTGGCTGCAGGACGTCACCGCGCACGCGGCGGCCGCGCGGGTGAAGTCGACGCTGCGGCGGCGGCTGGTCGCGCACGTGCTCGAGCTCGGTCCCGGCTGGCTCACCGGGCAGCGCAGCGGTGGCCTCGCGACGCTCGTCGGCCGCGGCATCGACGGGCTGGACGGCTACCTCGCGCGCTACCTGCCGCAGCTGGTGCTGGCGTGCACCGTGCCGTTGCTCGTCTTCGCGACGCTCGTCGGGGCCGACCCGGTCAGCGCGGTGATCGTCGCCGTGACGCTGCCGCTGGTGCCGGTGTTCATGGCGCTCGTCGGGCTGGCGACGCAGCGGCACAGCGACCGGCGCTGGCGTGCCCTCGCCGTGCTTGCGCACCACTTCGCGGACGTCGTCGCCGGGTTGCCGACGCTGCAGGTCTTCGACCGGGCACGCGCGCAGGCCGAGGGGGTGCGCAGGGTCACCGACGCGTACCGGCGGGAGTCGCTGGCCACGTTGCGGCTGGCGTTCCTCTCCGCGCTCGTGCTCGAGCTGCTCAGCATGTTCTCGGTGGCGCTCGTCGCGGTCGGGGTGGGGCTGCGCGTGGTGGAGGGCCAGCTCGACCTGGCCACCGGGCTGTTGGTGCTGCTGCTCGCCCCTGAGGCGTACCTGCCGCTGCGCCGGGTCGGTGTGCACTTCCACGCGAGCATGGACGGGCTGGCCGCGGCGCAGCGGGTGTTCGAGGTGCTCGAGACGACGCCGGCGCGCGGTGGCGCCGCCGACGTGCCCGACCTGCGGCGCGAGGTCGTGCGGGTCGAGGACGTGACCGTGCGGTACGACCGCGGCGAGGCGGTCGCCGGCGCGTCGCTCGAGGTGCGGCCGGGCGAGCTGGTGGCGCTGACCGGACCGAGCGGGTGCGGCAAGTCGTCGCTGCTCGCCGTGCTGCTGGGGTTCGTGTGGCCGGCCGCCGGGCGGGTGACCGTCGCCGGCCGGCCGCTGGACGCGTACGACCTCGGCGCGTGGCGGCGCCAGCTCGGCTGGGTGCCGCAGCGGCCGTACCTGTTCGCCGGCACGGTGGCCGACAACGTGCGGCTCGGTGCCCCGGCGGCCGACGGGGCAGCGGTCGCCGAGGCGCTGCGCCTGGCCGGGATCGGTGAGCTGGCCCCGGCGAGCGAGGTCGGCGAGGGCGGTCTGCTGCTGTCCGAGGGCCAGCGCCGCCGGGTCGCGCTCGCCCGTGCGCTCGTGCGCCGGCCGGCGCTGCTGTTGCTGGACGAGCCGACGGCCGGCCTGGACGCCGACGCCGAGCTCGCGGTGCTGCGGACGCTGCGGGCGCGGGGCACCACGGCCGTCGTCGTCACCCACCGTCCGGCCGTGCTCGCGGCGGCCGACCGGGTGGTGCATCTGCCGGCGTCCCAGGCGGCCGTGCCCGAGGTGGTCGCCGCCGACCCGGTTCCTGCGGGGCCGGCTGACGCGGACCGCGGCCGGCCGCTCGGGGCGGTCGGCATCGCGGTGCGGTTGGCGGGGGCGCTGGCGCTCGGCGTCGGCGCTGCCGGGGCGGGGGTCGCGCTGCTCGCCACGTCCGGCTGGCTGATCTCGCGGGCGGCCGAGCAGCCGCCGGTGCTGTTCCTGCTGGTCGCGATCGTCGCCGTGCGCGCGTTCGGGCTGGCGCGTGCCGTGCTCACGTACGCGGAACGGCTGCTCGGCCACGACGCCGCGTTCGCCGTGCTCGCCCGGGTGCGGGCCAGGGTGTACGCGTGGCTCGCCGAGCTCGGGCCCGCGCAGCTGCAGCGGTACCGGCTCGGCGACCTCGGCAGCAGGCTGGTCGACGACGTGGACGCCGTGCTCGACCTGCTGCTGCGCGCGGTGCTGCCGCTGCTGACGGCCGCGCTCGTCGCCGGTGGCGCCGTGGTCGCCGTCGCGGCCCTGCTGCCCGCCGCCGGCCGCACGCTGCTCGCCGCGGCGCTGGTCGCGGTGGTGGCGGTGCCGCTACTCGTGGGGTACGCGCAGCGGCGTGCGGCTGCGGCCGTGCCGCCCAGGCGCGCGGCGCTCGCCGCCGCGACGACCGAGCTGCTGCACGGCCTGCCCGACCTGGTCGCGTACGGCGGCACCGACACCACCGTCGCCGACCGGGACGCACGGCTGCGCGCGGCCGAGACGCGCAGCGCCTGGTGGGTCGGTGCCGGCGCCGCGGTGGTCCTCGCCGCGACCGGGCTGGCCAGCTGCTACGCGCTCGCGCAGGGCGTGCAGGCGGTGCGCGCGGGCACCCTGGACGGCACCTCGCTGGCCGTGGTGGCGCTCGTGCCGCTCGGTCTGGCCGACGTGCTCGGCACGGTGCCGGACGCCGTGCGACACGGCCTGCGCTCGCTCGCCTCGCTTCGCCGGCTGCGCGCGCTGCCGCGCCCGGCCGTCGCCGGTGCCGGGCGCCAGCCGGCCGGACGGCCGCGGCAGCCGTACGACGTGCGCCTCACCGGGGTCACGGCGCGGTGGGCGGACGGCCGGCCGGCGGTGCTCGACCGGCTGCACCTGACCGTGCCCGCTGGCGCCCGGGTGGCCGTCACCGGTGCGAGCGGCGCCGGCAAGAGCACGCTCGCGAACGTCCTGCTCGGCCAGCTGACGCCGGAAGCCGGGCAGGTGACCGTGGGCGGGTCCGAGGTGCGCGCCCGGCGGGTGGTCGGGCTGTGCGCACAGGACGCCTACCTCTTCGACTCCACCGTCGCGGAGAACGTCCGCCTGGCGCGGCCTTCCGCCACCGACGGTGAGGTGCGCGACGCGCTCGCCGCGGCGCGGCTTGGCGACTGGCTGGCGAGCCTGCCGGACGGCATCCACACTAGGGTCGGCGAGCACGGCAGCAGGGTCTCGGGCGGTGAGCGCCAGCGGATCGCACTGGCCAGGGTGCTGCTGGCCGACACCCCGGTGGTGATCCTCGACGAACCCGCCGAACACCTGGACGAACCGACCGCAGCCGCCCTGGTAACCGACCTGCTGGCAGCCACCGCCGGCCGTACGGTGCTGCTGCTCACCCACCGGCTCGCCGACCTCGACCAGGTGGACGAGGCGTACCGGCTCGCCGGCGGCCGGTTGACGCGGACGCGTCCGGTGGCACACCCTGCGTGA
- a CDS encoding MFS transporter, translating to MIGTVSTQTPTSRAKRDRPRIVHRPSLVILIVSHAVVDFHQGAVPAMLPFLVATRHYDYAAVAGITLAATLLASLVQPLFGAITDRRKMPWLVGVGPLVAGLGIGISGVFDVYAVTWAAVALAGIAVAAYHPEAASAARRASGGSAQGMSWFSVGGLVGLAGAPLLVEPVLSQGGVSATPVLAAFGACAFVVLLPLWAWSRRRFAAGNNAARGGRTQPAGRDDWRSFGWLTAAVVTRSVLQFGITAFVALYLIHDLDASTRVGAASLTAFLGAGAVGTVFGGALGDRLGRVRAMRIGYLACLPGLLGLLLAPNVPVALAAAAVLGFATMMPFAVQVTLGQEYLPNRVGTASGLTLGVAMTIGGSATPLLGMLADARGLPTALAVLLVVPVVSLLFTLRLRDAAIG from the coding sequence ATGATCGGGACAGTGAGTACGCAGACCCCCACCTCCCGCGCGAAGCGCGACCGTCCCCGTATCGTGCACCGTCCGTCGCTGGTCATCCTGATCGTCAGCCACGCCGTGGTGGACTTCCACCAGGGCGCGGTGCCGGCGATGCTGCCGTTCCTCGTCGCCACCAGGCACTACGACTACGCGGCCGTCGCCGGCATCACGCTGGCCGCGACGCTGCTGGCCAGCCTGGTGCAGCCGCTGTTCGGCGCGATCACCGACAGGCGCAAGATGCCGTGGCTGGTCGGCGTGGGACCGCTGGTTGCCGGGTTGGGCATCGGCATCTCCGGGGTGTTCGACGTCTACGCCGTCACCTGGGCGGCGGTGGCGCTCGCCGGCATCGCCGTGGCCGCGTACCACCCGGAGGCCGCGAGCGCGGCGCGCCGGGCCAGCGGCGGGTCGGCCCAGGGCATGAGCTGGTTCTCGGTCGGCGGCCTGGTCGGCCTTGCGGGTGCGCCGCTGCTCGTGGAGCCGGTGCTCTCGCAAGGCGGGGTGTCGGCGACTCCGGTGCTCGCTGCGTTCGGTGCCTGTGCGTTCGTGGTGCTGCTGCCGCTGTGGGCGTGGTCGAGAAGGCGGTTCGCCGCCGGGAACAACGCCGCGCGCGGCGGCCGGACACAGCCGGCCGGCCGCGACGACTGGCGCAGCTTCGGCTGGCTGACCGCGGCCGTGGTCACCAGGTCGGTGCTGCAGTTCGGGATCACCGCGTTCGTCGCGCTTTACCTCATCCACGACCTGGACGCGTCCACCCGCGTGGGTGCCGCCAGCCTCACCGCGTTCCTTGGCGCAGGTGCCGTCGGCACCGTGTTCGGTGGCGCGCTCGGCGACCGGCTGGGGCGGGTACGCGCCATGCGGATCGGCTACCTCGCCTGCCTGCCGGGGCTGCTCGGGCTGCTGCTCGCGCCGAACGTGCCGGTCGCGCTCGCCGCCGCTGCCGTGCTCGGCTTCGCGACGATGATGCCGTTCGCAGTGCAGGTGACGCTTGGGCAGGAGTACCTGCCGAACCGGGTCGGCACCGCCAGCGGCCTCACCCTCGGCGTCGCGATGACCATCGGCGGGTCGGCCACCCCGCTGCTCGGCATGCTCGCCGACGCGCGCGGCCTGCCGACGGCGCTTGCCGTGCTGTTGGTCGTGCCGGTGGTCTCGCTGCTGTTCACGCTCCGGCTGCGCGACGCGGCCATCGGCTGA
- a CDS encoding Na+/H+ antiporter NhaC family protein: MSFSVDVTVKGDAPESLQLRVDGETATAMVSDGTATFEDLTTSQVGDVSLAVVEGGEEVSTATTKSIPGWLSVLPPLLTIGIALAFRQVVPALFLGIYAGAILTHGMSFSSLWYGLLDTLQVHVVNGIAPPDDQSHVQIIVFSFMIGGMAGIISKNGGMRGAVNHIVRLASTRRRGQTTGGVLGLAVFFDDYTNTLVVGNAMRSVTDRLRISREKLAYIVDSTAAPVASIALVTTWIGFEIGLIGDAVGRIDGIDMDPYAIFLQSLPYAFYPVLAIILVFLVVLSGRDFGPMLKAERRALREGKVLRDGADVDPAATGGEEMEAKEEAPQRAVNAVLPVLALIGVALAGLYVTGDGDNLRDIVGSADSYAALMWASLLAVLVAVVLSMVQRLISLSEITKAWYSGVKFMMFGMIILILAWALSNVMDELQTGEYLVTILGGNLPVFLVPALIFLLAAVMSFSTGTSWGTMGILFPLAIPLTWSVLEANDMADPAHYFILFAAIRSILSGSIFGDHCSPISDTTILSSLGSGCDHVDHVRTQLPYALLIGAVALIFGLFPMGFGVPGWILFIACLVVLVVAFWLLSKRVDDGSAPPAEEEQEAAATT, from the coding sequence GTGTCGTTCTCCGTGGACGTCACCGTCAAGGGCGACGCGCCCGAGTCGCTACAGCTGCGCGTCGACGGTGAGACGGCCACCGCAATGGTGTCGGACGGCACGGCCACGTTCGAGGACCTCACCACCTCACAGGTCGGCGACGTGTCGCTCGCCGTCGTCGAAGGCGGCGAAGAGGTCAGCACCGCGACGACGAAGTCGATCCCCGGCTGGTTGTCGGTGCTGCCCCCGCTGTTGACGATCGGCATCGCGCTGGCCTTCCGACAGGTCGTACCCGCGTTGTTCCTCGGCATCTACGCCGGCGCGATCCTCACGCACGGAATGTCCTTCTCCTCGCTGTGGTACGGGCTGCTCGACACGTTGCAGGTGCACGTGGTCAACGGCATCGCGCCGCCCGACGACCAGAGTCACGTCCAGATCATCGTGTTCTCGTTCATGATCGGCGGGATGGCCGGCATCATCTCGAAGAACGGCGGGATGCGCGGCGCGGTCAACCACATCGTGCGGCTGGCGAGCACCCGCAGACGAGGTCAGACGACCGGCGGGGTTCTCGGCCTGGCCGTCTTCTTCGACGACTACACGAACACGCTCGTGGTCGGCAACGCCATGCGTTCGGTGACCGACAGGCTGCGGATATCGCGGGAGAAGCTCGCGTACATCGTCGACTCCACCGCTGCACCGGTGGCGAGCATCGCGTTGGTCACCACGTGGATCGGTTTCGAGATCGGCCTGATCGGCGATGCCGTCGGCCGGATCGACGGCATCGACATGGACCCGTACGCGATCTTCCTGCAGTCACTCCCCTACGCGTTCTACCCGGTTCTCGCCATCATCCTCGTGTTCCTCGTCGTCCTCTCCGGACGTGACTTCGGCCCGATGCTGAAAGCGGAACGCCGCGCACTGCGCGAAGGCAAGGTGCTGCGCGACGGCGCCGACGTGGACCCGGCCGCGACGGGCGGCGAGGAGATGGAGGCCAAGGAGGAAGCCCCGCAGCGCGCAGTCAATGCCGTGCTGCCGGTGCTCGCCCTCATCGGCGTCGCCCTGGCAGGCCTCTACGTGACCGGCGACGGCGACAACCTCAGGGACATCGTCGGCAGCGCGGACTCCTACGCGGCATTGATGTGGGCGTCGCTGTTGGCCGTACTCGTCGCCGTGGTCCTGTCGATGGTGCAGCGCCTGATCAGCCTGAGCGAGATCACGAAGGCCTGGTACTCGGGCGTCAAGTTCATGATGTTCGGCATGATCATCCTGATCCTCGCCTGGGCGCTGTCGAACGTGATGGACGAGCTGCAGACCGGCGAGTACCTGGTGACCATCCTCGGTGGCAACCTGCCGGTGTTCCTCGTGCCGGCGCTGATCTTCCTGCTGGCGGCGGTGATGAGCTTCTCCACCGGCACCAGTTGGGGCACCATGGGAATCCTGTTCCCGCTGGCCATTCCGCTGACCTGGTCGGTGCTCGAGGCCAACGACATGGCGGACCCGGCGCACTACTTCATCCTGTTCGCGGCGATCCGGTCGATCCTGTCCGGCTCGATCTTCGGGGACCACTGTTCACCGATCTCCGACACCACCATCCTGTCGTCACTCGGTTCGGGCTGCGACCACGTGGACCACGTACGCACCCAGCTGCCGTACGCGCTTCTCATCGGTGCCGTCGCGCTGATCTTCGGCCTGTTCCCGATGGGCTTCGGCGTGCCCGGCTGGATCCTGTTCATCGCCTGCCTGGTGGTGCTGGTCGTCGCCTTCTGGCTGCTGAGCAAGCGCGTCGACGACGGCAGCGCGCCACCGGCCGAGGAGGAGCAGGAGGCCGCGGCTACGACCTGA
- a CDS encoding LysE family translocator produces the protein MGVPLDHLLAFTLAAFILIVIPGPSVLFVISRALAYGRRAALLTVLGGAIGGFVLASAVALGVGAIVPASAVAFTVIKFAGASYLVYLGIQAFRHRRKLRDAFERELSPVSDRRTCWQGFVVAVTNPKSAVFFAAVLPQFVDPAAGHTSMQMILLGAITAGIALICDSVWGVLAGAVRTWFARSTRRLELVGGAAGLTMVGLGVGLAFSGRHE, from the coding sequence ATGGGCGTTCCCCTGGACCACCTCCTCGCGTTCACACTCGCGGCGTTCATCCTGATCGTCATCCCCGGCCCTTCGGTGCTGTTCGTGATCAGCAGGGCGCTGGCGTACGGCAGGCGCGCCGCGCTGCTCACCGTGCTCGGCGGCGCCATCGGCGGCTTCGTGCTCGCCTCGGCGGTGGCGCTCGGCGTCGGTGCGATCGTGCCGGCCTCGGCCGTGGCGTTCACCGTGATCAAGTTCGCCGGCGCCAGCTACCTCGTCTATCTCGGCATCCAGGCGTTCCGGCACCGGCGGAAGCTGCGCGACGCGTTCGAGCGCGAGCTGAGCCCGGTAAGCGACCGGCGGACGTGCTGGCAGGGCTTCGTGGTCGCCGTGACCAACCCGAAGTCGGCGGTGTTCTTCGCCGCGGTGCTGCCGCAGTTCGTGGATCCGGCCGCCGGCCACACCAGCATGCAGATGATCCTGCTCGGCGCCATCACCGCCGGCATCGCGCTGATCTGCGACTCGGTGTGGGGAGTGCTCGCCGGCGCCGTCCGCACCTGGTTCGCCCGGTCCACGCGCCGACTCGAGCTGGTCGGCGGCGCGGCCGGGCTGACCATGGTCGGTCTCGGGGTCGGCCTCGCGTTCAGCGGCCGGCACGAGTAG
- a CDS encoding HNH endonuclease: MAHALVLNATYEPLCVVPLRRAVILVLAEKATILETGQHTLHSERLDVPAPTVVLLSRYVRVPYRRSVPLSRRAVLQRDLHACVYCAAKAETIDHVVPRSRGGRHVWTNVVAACRKCNHKKADRLLPEIGWTMSVQPQPPRGTVALLVGYAKREPSWEPYLRPQTAAGELAS, encoded by the coding sequence GTGGCCCACGCGCTTGTCCTCAATGCGACGTACGAACCACTGTGCGTCGTACCACTGCGGCGTGCGGTCATCCTGGTGCTGGCGGAGAAGGCGACCATCCTGGAGACCGGCCAGCACACCCTCCACTCCGAGCGTCTCGACGTACCCGCGCCCACGGTGGTGCTGCTGAGCCGGTACGTGCGCGTGCCGTACCGCCGCAGCGTGCCGCTGAGCCGCCGTGCCGTGCTGCAGCGCGACCTGCACGCGTGCGTCTACTGCGCCGCGAAGGCGGAGACCATCGACCACGTGGTGCCCCGCTCGCGCGGCGGCCGGCACGTGTGGACGAACGTGGTGGCGGCGTGCCGCAAGTGCAACCACAAGAAGGCCGACCGGCTGCTGCCCGAGATCGGCTGGACGATGTCCGTGCAGCCGCAGCCGCCGCGTGGCACGGTGGCGCTGCTCGTCGGGTACGCGAAGCGCGAGCCCTCCTGGGAGCCCTATTTACGTCCCCAGACCGCGGCCGGCGAGCTCGCCAGCTGA
- the malQ gene encoding 4-alpha-glucanotransferase, translated as MSDRGEWEPLRELAEAYGIATSYRDWQGNPVEVPRSTVVGVLAALGVDVPTPERIEQALAQRRLAPWRRVLPPVVVTTEGTAPSVRVHVPEATPVDVEVRCEDGTVRRDLMQLLVHVQPVEVDGVLVGEYVYRLPADLPLGWHTVVARHTGGEATAPVAVTPAFLGVPAGLRTWGLMVQLYSVRSAASWGIGDLHDLADLTGWSAGAGAGLVLVNPLHASAPVPPLEPSPYFPATRRFPNPLYLRVEDIAEYATAPVEVRARVDDLAQPLRPSPATADRLDRDSCWRAKLAALEMVYELPRSRSRQQEYERFVAAEGSALDEFATWCALAEKHGADWRGWPTGLRAPGAPDVAAARADLADRVDFYCWLQWQLDEQLAAVQRTATAAGMPLGVMHDLAVGVAPGGVDAWAGQDVLALGVTAGAPPDAFNQQGQDWQQPPWHPTRLAEAGYAPYRDMLRALLRHSGGLRVDHVAGLFRLWWIPDGASPFDGTYVRYDHQAMVGILALEAHRAGAVVVGEDLGTIEPATRDYLAERGVLGTSVLWFERDDGGAPLPAERWRELCLATVTTHDLPPTAGYLAGDHVALRHELGLLTRSVEDERAADEADRAQWLETLRTNGLLDDPAAGDAHVIAAMHAYVCRTPARLVGVALTDAVGERRTQNQPGTVDEYPNWRVPLTDPDGRPLLLEDVMSSPRALDLLRVVHRALRS; from the coding sequence GTGTCCGATCGAGGTGAGTGGGAGCCGCTCCGCGAGCTGGCCGAGGCGTACGGCATCGCGACGAGCTACCGGGACTGGCAGGGCAACCCCGTCGAGGTGCCGCGCTCCACGGTCGTCGGCGTGCTCGCCGCGCTCGGCGTCGACGTGCCCACACCGGAGCGGATCGAGCAGGCACTCGCGCAGCGCCGGCTGGCGCCCTGGCGCCGCGTGCTCCCCCCGGTGGTGGTGACGACGGAGGGCACGGCCCCTTCTGTACGGGTACACGTCCCCGAAGCCACACCCGTCGACGTGGAGGTGCGCTGCGAGGACGGCACCGTACGCCGCGACCTGATGCAGCTGCTCGTGCACGTCCAGCCGGTCGAGGTCGACGGCGTGCTCGTCGGCGAGTACGTCTATCGACTGCCCGCCGACCTGCCGCTCGGCTGGCACACGGTCGTCGCACGGCACACCGGCGGCGAGGCGACCGCCCCGGTTGCCGTCACGCCCGCGTTCCTCGGCGTGCCGGCCGGGCTGCGCACCTGGGGGCTGATGGTGCAGCTGTACTCGGTGCGCTCCGCCGCGTCCTGGGGCATCGGTGACCTGCACGACCTCGCCGACCTGACCGGGTGGAGCGCCGGTGCGGGCGCCGGGCTGGTGCTCGTCAACCCGCTGCACGCGTCCGCGCCGGTGCCGCCGCTCGAGCCGTCGCCGTACTTCCCTGCGACGCGCCGCTTCCCCAACCCGCTGTACCTGCGGGTTGAGGACATCGCCGAGTACGCCACCGCGCCGGTGGAGGTACGCGCCCGCGTGGACGACCTCGCGCAGCCGCTGCGTCCGTCGCCGGCGACCGCCGACCGGCTCGACAGGGACAGCTGCTGGCGAGCCAAGCTGGCCGCGCTCGAGATGGTGTACGAGCTGCCGCGCAGCCGCAGCAGGCAGCAGGAGTACGAGCGGTTCGTCGCAGCGGAGGGCAGCGCGCTCGACGAGTTCGCCACCTGGTGCGCGCTCGCGGAGAAACACGGCGCGGACTGGCGCGGTTGGCCGACCGGCCTGCGCGCGCCGGGGGCGCCCGACGTGGCGGCCGCGCGGGCCGACCTCGCCGACCGCGTCGACTTCTACTGCTGGCTGCAGTGGCAGCTCGACGAGCAGCTCGCCGCGGTGCAGCGCACGGCGACCGCCGCCGGCATGCCACTGGGAGTGATGCACGACCTCGCGGTCGGCGTCGCCCCCGGCGGCGTGGACGCGTGGGCGGGCCAGGACGTACTCGCGCTCGGCGTCACCGCGGGCGCGCCGCCGGACGCGTTCAACCAGCAGGGCCAGGACTGGCAGCAACCGCCGTGGCACCCCACCAGGCTGGCCGAGGCGGGCTACGCCCCGTACCGCGACATGTTGCGTGCCCTGTTGCGGCACTCCGGTGGACTGCGGGTGGACCACGTCGCCGGCCTGTTCCGCCTCTGGTGGATCCCGGACGGCGCCTCGCCGTTCGACGGCACGTACGTGCGGTACGACCACCAGGCGATGGTCGGCATCCTCGCGCTGGAGGCGCACCGCGCGGGTGCGGTGGTGGTGGGTGAGGACCTCGGCACCATCGAGCCGGCCACCCGCGACTACCTCGCCGAGCGCGGCGTCCTGGGCACGTCGGTGCTGTGGTTCGAGCGCGACGACGGCGGTGCCCCGTTGCCGGCCGAGCGCTGGCGGGAGCTGTGCCTCGCCACGGTGACCACGCACGACCTGCCGCCGACCGCGGGCTACCTCGCCGGTGACCACGTCGCGTTGCGGCACGAGCTCGGCCTGCTCACCCGCAGCGTCGAGGACGAGCGCGCCGCCGACGAGGCCGACCGCGCGCAGTGGCTGGAGACGTTACGTACCAACGGTTTGCTCGACGACCCGGCGGCCGGCGACGCCCATGTGATCGCGGCGATGCACGCCTACGTGTGCCGCACGCCGGCCCGGCTGGTCGGTGTCGCCCTGACCGACGCCGTCGGCGAGCGACGCACCCAGAACCAGCCGGGCACCGTGGACGAGTACCCGAACTGGCGGGTGCCACTGACCGACCCGGATGGCCGCCCGCTGCTGCTCGAGGACGTGATGAGCTCGCCGCGCGCCCTCGACCTGCTCCGTGTCGTGCACCGGGCGCTCAGGTCGTAG
- a CDS encoding helix-turn-helix domain-containing protein, with protein sequence MPETRHIAEPHPSAGAAPQGRVGDHQPGLRTTTATTRRLASGATIDWHVHESDQICLPLSGVLAFLTKVGSWVVAAPDRAAWIPAGVWHSHVAHRHTELRSVLLPGPTERDLQAPTVLVVDRLCRELVRTLVEEPPTDPVEYEHLTAALQHRIRHRQVRALHLPEPRDDRLVHLAQLLNAHPGETRTLEQLGSEIGASARTLSRLCRAELGLTFPSWRTQIRLSHSLVLLADGRTVTATASACGWASISTFIACFRDFFGVTPRAYQQAGTPQRNPDAARPRRS encoded by the coding sequence ATGCCGGAAACTCGCCACATTGCCGAGCCGCACCCCTCTGCCGGGGCGGCACCTCAGGGTCGGGTCGGTGACCACCAGCCGGGTCTGCGCACCACCACCGCCACCACCAGGCGGCTGGCCAGCGGCGCCACCATCGACTGGCACGTACACGAGTCCGACCAGATCTGCCTGCCGTTGTCCGGCGTGCTCGCGTTCCTCACGAAGGTCGGCTCCTGGGTGGTGGCCGCGCCCGACCGCGCGGCGTGGATCCCGGCCGGCGTCTGGCACTCGCACGTCGCCCACCGGCACACGGAGCTGCGCTCGGTGCTGCTGCCCGGCCCCACCGAGCGCGACCTGCAGGCGCCGACGGTGCTGGTCGTCGACCGGCTGTGCCGCGAGCTGGTCCGCACGCTGGTCGAGGAGCCGCCGACCGACCCGGTCGAGTACGAGCACCTCACCGCCGCACTGCAGCACCGGATCAGGCACCGGCAGGTGCGCGCACTGCACCTGCCCGAGCCACGCGACGACCGGCTGGTGCACCTCGCCCAGCTGCTCAACGCCCACCCCGGCGAGACCCGGACACTCGAGCAGCTCGGAAGCGAGATCGGCGCCAGCGCCCGCACGCTCAGCCGGCTGTGCCGCGCCGAGCTGGGGCTGACCTTCCCGTCCTGGCGCACCCAGATCCGGCTCAGCCACAGCCTGGTGCTGCTCGCCGACGGACGCACGGTCACCGCCACCGCGTCCGCGTGCGGCTGGGCGAGCATCAGCACGTTCATCGCCTGCTTCAGGGACTTCTTCGGCGTCACCCCGCGTGCGTACCAGCAGGCGGGTACCCCGCAGCGAAATCCGGATGCCGCGCGCCCGCGCCGTTCCTAG